In Macadamia integrifolia cultivar HAES 741 chromosome 1, SCU_Mint_v3, whole genome shotgun sequence, a single window of DNA contains:
- the LOC122079111 gene encoding dormancy-associated protein homolog 1-like has protein sequence MVLLENFWDEVVAGPHPYQGMRKITTKPLNLERYEGGEGSKSLLMPGSPTTPATPATPSSARKENVWRSVFNPGSNLATKGIGAALFDKPEPNTPTVYDWLYSDDTRSKHR, from the exons ATGGTTTTGCTAGAAAACTTCTGGGACGAGGTAGTGGCTGGGCCTCATCCCTATCAGGGCATGAGGAAGATCACCACCAAGCCTTTGAACCTTGAAAGAT ATGAGGGAGGAGAGGGAAGCAAATCGTTGTTGATGCCAGGGAGCCCAACGACTCCGGCAACGCCGGCGACTCCGTCGTCAGCTAGAAAAGAGAACGTGTGGAGGAGTGTGTTCAACCCAGGGAGCAACCTTGCCACCAAAGGCATCGGTGCTGCTCTCTTCGACAAGCCCGAACCCAATACCCCTACTGTTTACGATTG GCTTTACAGTGATGACACCAGGAGCAAGCACCGTTGA
- the LOC122090385 gene encoding auxin-repressed 12.5 kDa protein-like isoform X1: MVSVENFWDEVVAGPYPDQGTRKITTKPLNLKRYEEGEGSKSLLMPESPTTPATLATPSSARKENEWRSVFNPGSNLATKGIGAALFDKPQPNTPTVYDWLYSNDTRSKHR; the protein is encoded by the exons ATGGTTTCGGTAGAAAATTTCTGGGACGAGGTTGTGGCTGGGCCTTATCCTGATCAGGGCACGAGGAAGATCACCACCAAGCCCTTGAACCTTAAAAGAT ATGAGGAAGGAGAGGGAAGCAAATCCTTGTTGATGCCAGAAAGCCCAACAACTCCGGCAACGCTGGCAACACCATCGTCAGCTAGAAAAGAGAACGAATGGAGGAGTGTGTTCAACCCAGGTAGCAACCTTGCCACCAAAGGCATCGGAGCTGCACTCTTCGACAAGCCCCAACCTAACACCCCTACTGTTTATGACTG GCTTTACAGCAATGACACCAGGAGCAAGCACCGTTGA
- the LOC122090385 gene encoding auxin-repressed 12.5 kDa protein-like isoform X2: protein MVSVENFWDEVVAGPYPDQGTRKITTKPLNLKRYEEGEGSKSLLMPESPTTPATLATPSSARKENEWRSVFNPGSNLATKGIGAALFDKPQPNTPTVYDWLYSDDTGSKHR, encoded by the exons ATGGTTTCGGTAGAAAATTTCTGGGACGAGGTTGTGGCTGGGCCTTATCCTGATCAGGGCACGAGGAAGATCACCACCAAGCCCTTGAACCTTAAAAGAT ATGAGGAAGGAGAGGGAAGCAAATCCTTGTTGATGCCAGAAAGCCCAACAACTCCGGCAACGCTGGCAACACCATCGTCAGCTAGAAAAGAGAACGAATGGAGGAGTGTGTTCAACCCAGGTAGCAACCTTGCCACCAAAGGCATCGGAGCTGCACTCTTCGACAAGCCCCAACCTAACACCCCTACTGTTTATGACTG GCTTTACAGCGATGACACCGGAAGCAAGCATCGTTGA